The Neovison vison isolate M4711 chromosome 13, ASM_NN_V1, whole genome shotgun sequence genome includes a region encoding these proteins:
- the LOC122893115 gene encoding hsc70-interacting protein-like, producing MDPHKVSELRAFMKVCKQDPSILHTEEMCFLWEWVESMGGKIPPATHKTKSEDGIKEEKPDSKKVEENIKTDEPSSEERDLEIDHEGVIEPDTDAPQEMGDENVEITKEMMDQANDKKVAATDALNNGELQKAIDLFTDAIKLNPRLAILYAKRASVFIKLQKPNAAIQDCDRATEINPDSAQPCKWRRKAHRPLGHWEEAARDLALARKLDYDGDASAMLREVQPRVQKIAEHRRKYERKREEREIKERIERVKKAQEAHERAQREEEARQQSGAQYGSFPGGFPGGMPGNFPGGMPGMAGGMPGMAGMPGLNEILSDSEVLAAMQDPEVMVASQDVAQNPANMSKYQSNPKVLNLISKLSAKFGGQA from the coding sequence ATGGACCCCCACAAAGTGAGCGAACTTCGGGCTTTCATGAAAGTGTGTAAGCAGGATCCGAGCATTCTGCACACCGAGGAAATGTGTTTCCtgtgggagtgggtggagagcatGGGGGGTAAAATACCACCTGCCACTCataaaactaaatcagaagacggtatcaaggaagaaaaaccagataGTAAGAAGGTGGAGGAAAACATAAAGACAGATGAACCATCAAGTGAGGAGCGTGATCTAGAAATTGACCATGAAGGTGTGATTGAACCAGATACTGATGCGCCTCAAGAAATGGGAGATGAAAATGTAGAGATAACCAAGGAAATGATGGATCAGGCAAATGATAAAAAAGTGGCTGCCACTGATGCCCTAAATAATGGTGAACTACAGAAAGCCATTGACTTGTTCACAGATGCCATCAAACTAAATCCTCGCTTGGCCATTCTGTATGCCAAGAGAGCCAGTGTCTTCATCAAATTACAGAAGCCAAATGCTGCCATTCAAGACTGTGACAGAGCTACTGAAATAAATCCTGATTCAGCTCAGCCTTGTAAGTGGCGCAGGAAAGCACATAGACCTCTGGGCCATTGGGAAGAAGCAGCACGTGATCTTGCCCTTGCTCGTAAACTGGATTATGATGGAGATGCTAGTGCAATGCTGAGAGAAGTTCAACCAAGGGTCCAGAAAATTGCTGAACATCGGAGAAAATATGAGCGAAAACGTGAAGAGCGagagatcaaagaaagaatagaaagggtTAAGAAGGCTCAGGAAGCACATGAGAGAGCCCAGAGGGAAGAAGAAGCCAGACAACAATCAGGAGCTCAGTATGGCTCTTTCCCAGGTGGTTTTCCTGGGGGAATGCCTGGTAATTTTCCTGGAGGAATGCCTGGAATGGCAGGGGGGATGCCTGGAATGGCAGGAATGCCTGGGCTCAATGAAATTCTTAGTGATTCGGAAGTTCTTGCAGCTATGCAGGATCCGGAAGTTATGGTGGCCTCCCAGGATGTGGCCCAGAACCCAGCGAATATGTCAAAATATCAGAGCAACCCAAAGGTTTTGAATCTCATCAGTAAATTGTCAGCCAAATTTGGAGGTCAAGCATAA